The following proteins are encoded in a genomic region of Deltaproteobacteria bacterium:
- a CDS encoding ArsA family ATPase, giving the protein MTTLLEQIKNKRVVLCAGPGGVGKTTSSAALALAAARSGRKVCVLTIDPAKRLADALGVELTNEPTRVEPEAFKQAGLSFDGELHALMLDPEVTLRALILDNAPDRAIADRVFNNVIFQQLSGAMAGTLEYTAVEKLHDLHTNFDFDLIVVDTPPSKNVLDFLEAPEYVSRFLEENIFKWFTILDPESQAKSFGAGLLKRTGKLIWDVLGRTLGVDFVAQLGDFFRAMEFLAAEFRKRALRLGELLRSSQTAALVVATTDDFVVSEAAFLCREIKDRKIPFAGFIVNRTEVRPGIASIETAIEELKAAAGDDPAAVGLIEKLLVMFNGRSERIAAEEKALDVLKESSSFHGHLTTLPLMLEEIHDLMSLHRLSVYMGAPR; this is encoded by the coding sequence ATGACAACACTCCTGGAACAAATTAAGAATAAACGTGTGGTTCTTTGTGCCGGACCTGGCGGGGTAGGAAAGACCACGTCGAGTGCAGCTTTAGCTTTGGCTGCTGCGCGCTCAGGTCGCAAGGTATGTGTCTTAACGATTGATCCAGCCAAGCGCTTAGCGGACGCCCTGGGTGTTGAACTAACCAATGAACCTACTCGGGTAGAGCCCGAAGCGTTTAAGCAGGCAGGTCTCAGCTTTGATGGCGAGCTACACGCGTTGATGCTGGATCCGGAAGTTACACTGCGTGCTTTGATTCTAGATAATGCTCCGGATAGAGCGATTGCAGACCGTGTGTTCAACAATGTTATCTTTCAGCAGCTTTCTGGCGCAATGGCCGGAACGCTAGAGTATACGGCAGTTGAGAAGCTTCACGACCTCCATACAAATTTCGATTTTGATTTGATTGTGGTGGATACGCCGCCATCAAAGAATGTTTTAGATTTTCTCGAAGCACCTGAATATGTCTCACGCTTTTTAGAAGAGAACATTTTTAAGTGGTTCACCATTCTAGATCCTGAGAGTCAGGCTAAGTCGTTTGGAGCAGGGCTGCTCAAGCGCACCGGAAAACTTATTTGGGATGTATTAGGGCGAACCCTGGGTGTAGATTTCGTGGCACAGCTCGGAGATTTCTTCCGTGCGATGGAGTTTCTGGCGGCTGAGTTCAGAAAGCGTGCCCTAAGATTGGGAGAGCTACTGCGCTCATCTCAAACCGCTGCGCTCGTTGTTGCAACCACGGATGATTTTGTTGTCAGTGAAGCTGCGTTTTTGTGCCGAGAGATTAAGGATCGCAAAATTCCATTTGCGGGTTTTATTGTGAACCGAACCGAGGTGAGACCAGGCATTGCTTCAATTGAAACAGCGATTGAAGAACTAAAGGCTGCAGCAGGTGATGATCCCGCGGCCGTAGGATTGATTGAAAAACTTTTAGTGATGTTTAACGGTAGAAGTGAACGGATCGCCGCCGAAGAGAAAGCACTAGACGTATTAAAAGAATCATCGTCATTTCATGGACACCTAACAACCTTGCCGCTCATGCTTGAAGAAATTCATGATCTTATGAGCTTGCACAGATTGTCTGTTTATATGGGTGCGCCCCGCTGA